CTTAAAATCTGTTAACACTATTGGAAGAGGCGGCAAAAGTCACCAAAAGTATGTACCACAGTCCTGGATCAGTAGGGTTAGTACCACCCACAAGCAGCACATCTTAATTTCCAAACCAGAGGAGGTGTGGGCACATAACAAAAGGTGGACTTTGCTCTTTAGGTCAACCTATTGTATAATAGTTAAGCTTAAATCTTGATTAATAAACCATGCTATCATGTATTTGTTTAGGACAGCAAAGAGAAAAATGGATGAACAGAGTTTCTTTGGTGGATTGCTTCACGTCTGCTACGCTCCAGAATTTGAGACAGTtgaagaaactagaaaaaagTTACAAGAGAGAAAGGCTTATATAATAAGAACTACTAAAAATAAAGGTATGGAAAGTCTGTTTAACTAAACGCTTCCTATATGTCAGATACTCTACTAGGTATACCACCATGGAGTTCCCATGGAAGGAGAGGCAAGTAAACAATCACAATATTAAGTAATTGTAAGCCACAGGCTTCTGTGAAGCACTTTACGTAAACCGGGCTGGGAAAGGAGACATGTTGGTTCATGGAAGATTTCCTACAGGATGTGAGAGGTGCCTGCGTTTTGAATAAGTAGTAGACGTTAgctggaaggagagaggaagagatgggAAGGTAGGCTAGACTGCATGTATAAAAGTAAGACATACCGAATAAATGAATAGGAAAATAAGAATAGTGTTACTTCTGGGGGTTGGCAGTTGGATGGGGGGAGCAAGGAAAGTGTGAAACTTGACACTATAAACCTTTCTACCCTTTTCAGCTTTTAAACCACATGAATGTATTGCCTGCTCAGGAAGTAAATTTCTTAGTATAGTATTTGttagttatttttaaatgataaatatttgttttaaaaaattatacatttctgaatgatgaaaacaataaatgaaccatttctgttttccttccacCCACCTTTTAAATTGTAACATAAAGATGATTACACGACAAAGAAGAAACTGGTTACAGAGCATAAAGACACGAGAGATGTTAGGCAGAACTTCCACTCAGAGACGTCTGGGTTTGGTGCATCGGCTTGGAACACTTCTACTGGGAACTCAGATCCTTATTCTTGTGAATTGCCTTTATGTTACTTCTCCTCAAAATGTATGTGTTCATCAGGGGAGCATGTGGACAGAACATCAAACTCCTCTCAGGATGGTAGAAACCATGATGAAACAGTGGAGCATTGTAACTACAATAACTCTTTGCAGAAAATACAGATGAAAACTTTTCAAACATCAGTGGCCTGTCCAGGTGCACAAAAGATTATTACTCCTTCAGAGGCAATTGACAGATTTATGCCTAGGACAACACAGCTGCAAGAGCggaagagaagaagagaaaacGATTGTAGACTTGGAACTTTTCTTGAAACAAGCACCAGTAGTAATGAGGTTATGATTGGACCAAAATTACCAGGCATACCTAAAGTAGACATGCACGATGACTCGTTGAATACAACTGCAGATTTAATTCGGGATAAACTTAAAGAGGTAAGGTCATTTTTAATAACTGTCTTGAGAGTTGATTTAGTTTTAAAACTAACAAGTAAATGGAGAATTATTTCTGGGAACTGTGGTAttgtaaaatttttttcctacattttagttttttttgatgtatttttctaCAGTTCTCTCTGTTGAATTAACTGAATCTGACCAGTTTATTTGTTTTGGTAACATTAAACCCTTGCTTTAACCAATAAATAGAACATATTTTATATCACTTTAGATATAAAATCTTCAGGCAGTGGCTTCATTCAATTAAATCAATCTCTGAGGGTGGAGCCCAAGCCCCTCCATTCTTTAAAGCTCCCCAGATGGTTCTAATCTAATCTGTATTAAAGGAAAATTATTAGAAATATTTCTCCTAAATTCAAAGTTATTAGAAAGTACATGGAGATGCTGACTTTGTTTCAGTGAGAAAGCCAGAGAAGGAGAGATTTTTTAAACATTGGGCTTTAAGGTCTGTGTTTCAACTAAAGAGATTAGAACTAGATTGTGCTATTTATGTAGTCACTTTTAACATTATTTACACAATCACTTTCCCTAAGCACAAGTGAAAGTTAAtatttgagttggtttttgaaGGGCTCCTTTTTGTGGGGTTGGGGAAGTGGGCCTTTTAGAAATCATAAAATGGGTGGGAAACACTACTCAAAGTGCTTTTCACTCAGTTGTACATCTATTTTACAATGTGATTTAAGGGAGGCTAAggtatttttggaaaccctaggtgcgtagtggttaagtgctacagctgctaaccaaaaggtcagcagtccagaTCCACctggtggtccttggaaactctatggggcagttctactctgtcccatagggttgctatgagtcggaattgactcgatgccagtGGGTTTGTGTTTTGGCTGGAAGacagttttggagccctggtggcatggttaagagcttggctgctaaccagaaggtcagcagttcaaatctaccacctgctccatggaaaacctatggggcagttctgctctgtcttacagggttgctatgagttggaatcgacttgatggcaatgggtttgtgggttttggggggtttaaggtagtttcacttttttatgtaaaatttttACCTGACAATTACTAAGGATGAAGGGttgttttataataataaaaatccatGGGCATAATTTCTATACTTAAGCCTCATGCTGGTACCCTCATTACCTTCAGATACTGCTGAAGCAAGGCATAGATACAGAGCTATCTCAGCCAGAGTGGCCAGCATTTTCGAGGTAAAAATGAtagaacaagaaaaagaaatactaaatACAGTTTACTACAGTTTCTAATAATTTCCCATTTTAAGTGAAGACTGTCTTACTCTGCTTTGACTTATTGTCCACCCTCACTGATGATGTGTTTTGGCTTTCATTTTTCCCTAAAAAAGTGAAGGATTAAACTGTTTTCAGTTCTTCAAAATTTTCATTTCTCCCTCTCAAGCCTCCTTGTTTTTAAACATATCAAACATTAACAATGTTTCAGGTTATACATAATCAGGATATATATATCTATACCCATAAAACAAGTGACTTCAGAGTTATCAAATATTGGAGCATGTGTTCACTTTTCTCCCCTCAAAATTTTTTTCTTGGTAAATGGCTTTAGAAATTTTACTCCATCAGTGTTTGGACAGAAAGCTTTGATCTGTGGGTGAACTCTCTCAAATGTGATGGCCAGGATTGAACTAGTGGATACACATTCTGCCTCTTCTAGTGGCTTATCTACTCTTGTACAGTAAGAACTAAgttttggtggttttctttttttcaaactaGGTAATTTCACCTGTGCCAAAGCCTTCAGAAGACACACTGAAAGATGTGCCTACAAGTCATCcattaaaacaaagaagaagaatatagaataccaGCAGCAAATTAATACTTTCTAAAGggaatacttttatttttaatctgtcattttaatttttaaagagacTTTACTGCTGGTATTTTTTAATGCACTCTTAGTAATTTCATTCAAGCTGTTTTTCTAATACAGTATCATCTTTTAAAATTAGTTTGTCATTCCTTGTTTACATGTTCTGATACATACTTTAAAATCGTTATATAACATTACATCTCACGTTACAATAACTGCATGTAAATTAACTGAATCATATACAGGTCTTTACACTATAAATAAAGATAGGCAGCAGGATCTGTTTCTGATTTTCTTAATGATGTGGAAAAACTCTTCAAGATCTATAGTTAAGTGGAAAGAGGCCTGTGATTCACATTCAAAAACCGGAAGTCAGGATATTTCTGAATGCCAGGACTTCAAAATCAAGACACTtctgtaaagttaaaaaaaaagttaataatagaCTATTAAAGATGAAATAGAATTTTATATGCTTTAAATTCTAAGAATTTACTTGATCTATGCCCTTCCCCCCCGCCCAAAAACATCCGTACTTGTAAATGCTAGACCCCTATCAGTACTTTTGGCACATctacgttttgttttgtttttttcagtcagTGGACCACATAATTGGAAATCCAAGTGCGTCCAggctatttccattttttttttaatcggagTAACTTGAGAAGGCCCATAAATGTCTTTCTTCTATTCTTAAGTGCCTTTTGCCTAGTGGATTGAATTTAGACATATTAGTTACTAGAAAAGTTAATGAGGCTCAATTTCAGTTATCATGACCTACTGATACGCACTTGGTAGGATGACACTGATACGCACTTGGTAGGATGACACTGGGCGGTAGATGGTACTAAAAGAAGTTTCAGGAAGGAGGTTGGCCCTACTTGCATGTGAGCTAActggaaataaatatatttttcctgAAATCTCGGGCAAAAGATAGATTAGAGTTCTAAGCATAGAATTGGAAGGAGCAAGTGTCTGTATCAGGGCTTCTCAGACTTTAAGGTACTATCACCTCAGAATCTTGTTAAAGTATCTTGGCTGGGGCCTAAGATCTGCTTTCTCACAAGGTCACAGGTGGTGCTAGTGCTGCTGATGCACGGAGAACACTGAACAGCAAGGCCCAGGATAACTTGGCTGCAGATGAACTCTCTGGGAACAGCTGAAGAACTGTTGGTTTTTCCATCCTAAGCAGTTATCGTATCCAGTCCCTTATTCTGTATGATTGCAGCCACATGGTCTCTTAAGCTTAGAAGTCTCCCTTTCATACCGCACTTCCTACCATGTTTCCAGACAGAATTAAAATTCTATTTAGGGAATAAACTACAGTGGGATAAGTTAGAGAAGGGAGCTGAAGTTTCTGCTTGTATCAGATGCTTTTGCAAAGTGCAGTTGATCAaaggaaaaataaggaaagaCATTTTCTgggccaaataaactattaggcTGGCCCTTCCAGGTAAGAAAACTTTGGTCAGCCTCATACACGAAAAACCTTCATGAGCACAAGTCAAATACTATACACGTGTGCAAAATTTTATTCTTCACAGCATTTGGGTTGAAAGGGATCAAATGTTCTCCTAGAAGCTGATAGTAGCTACTTGCTGAGTCCACTTTATGGTAACTAGATGACTCATTTTTCAATGTTCTATCCatgagttttggttttggaaaaaaGTCATACTTAAAAATCAGGAATTGTATGTGGCTGGAGAGGTGAAAGGCTCAAAAAAAGCTTACCAAATGTAAATAGttgttagggtcactatgaatcggaattggctcaatggcaatgggtttttttggtttagtgtcttAGGGGCACAAATGTTAGGGTGGGGACGAGCCCTTCATGGTTGCCGGACTTCATCTAAACAACAGACGTTAAGTGTCCAGCAAGTACGACTTTCCTGACCCTTATGGTTATAAAGTTGCTTATTATTTTCCCTCAACTTATTTGGTGGTTGGCATTTCTAACTACCTGTGCTTCTGGTAAACATGGTCCAAACACCTCCAGCAAAAGCCTGTCATCTTTTACTGCTCTTTCAAAGTCTGCAAAAGATATCTTGCCATCGTTGTCATAATCCTAGAGAGGAAGATGATTTCTTGGTAAATGACAATGTAGTTTTTAATTTTGCATGGAAAGTAGCTGTCTAGATGAAAAAGTTTTgccgataaaaaaaaaagatcacatttTTGCAGGCACTGTTTACATAAGGAAACCCTGAtcgcatagtgattaagtgctatggctactaaccaaaaggttggcagtttgaatccaccaggtgctctttggaaactgtgggACAGCActaccctgtccaatagggtcgctatgagtcagaattgactcaatagcaatttttttttttttaacgtaaatCAAAAGGTATTTATTTATGGAGACCACTGACTTTATTCTTATTGTCCTAATAGGCATACATGGATTATCTTCAATGTATAGCCCTGTCTATAAAGGACTTTCATACTATAGAAAACCCATTTGCTATTTTTGTGATAAGTACATTAGGGCAATAATTTTCAGACTTAATTTTTAGTAGAACTTGTTCATCAAAGTATCTCTTGGGAGTTCATATATAAAGGATAAACATGAAGTTGCTCTGAGAAGGAGGAAGGCACTTGGAGTAATAGCAGTAAGAGTTCAGGATGGACTAGAGTCATGAGACAGAGCCTTGCACACCACTGCTGGGTCGTTAAGGTGGTTTGGGATCTGGGTAGGTGGCGAGGTGGGAGAAATGCAGAAGAGTGGCCCAACTTGAGTTAGGAGAATAAGTAGAGGTGTAAGTAAGATCTGCCTGGAGTGAAGCAGTCATGACAAGAACTATGGGAGATTAAATAGGATATGTGGggttggggggcagggggaggtaaCCTTATGAATGCCTTTACTTAATTGAATTTGGATTTGATTTGATGGGTTCTTGTTTTTTAAGTTCTGGGCATAACCACATCAGGGTTGCTGAGAGTACAATCTAGAGAAAGGTTTGAATAATTGTCAGAAAAATGTTCATTCCGTAACATTGCCTTTCAAACAAGAAGGGATGAGTGGA
This Loxodonta africana isolate mLoxAfr1 chromosome 8, mLoxAfr1.hap2, whole genome shotgun sequence DNA region includes the following protein-coding sequences:
- the RBM48 gene encoding RNA-binding protein 48 isoform X2; protein product: MLSSLRVPKLTTWRRVVGSLGAYSNIISRRLYATRGLSIGRGDGPAPSRTAKRKMDEQSFFGGLLHVCYAPEFETVEETRKKLQERKAYIIRTTKNKDDYTTKKKLVTEHKDTRDVRQNFHSETSGFGASAWNTSTGNSDPYSCELPLCYFSSKCMCSSGEHVDRTSNSSQDGRNHDETVEHCNYNNSLQKIQMKTFQTSVACPGAQKIITPSEAIDRFMPRTTQLQERKRRRENDCRLGTFLETSTSSNEVMIGPKLPGIPKVDMHDDSLNTTADLIRDKLKEVISPVPKPSEDTLKDVPTSHPLKQRRRI
- the RBM48 gene encoding RNA-binding protein 48 isoform X1; translation: MASSSGELGSLFEHHIQKAVCDTRAKYREGRRPRAVKVYTINLESRYLLIQGVPAVGAMKELVERFALYGTIEQYNALDEYPAEDFTEVYLIKFLNLQSARTAKRKMDEQSFFGGLLHVCYAPEFETVEETRKKLQERKAYIIRTTKNKDDYTTKKKLVTEHKDTRDVRQNFHSETSGFGASAWNTSTGNSDPYSCELPLCYFSSKCMCSSGEHVDRTSNSSQDGRNHDETVEHCNYNNSLQKIQMKTFQTSVACPGAQKIITPSEAIDRFMPRTTQLQERKRRRENDCRLGTFLETSTSSNEVMIGPKLPGIPKVDMHDDSLNTTADLIRDKLKEVISPVPKPSEDTLKDVPTSHPLKQRRRI